A portion of the Lolium rigidum isolate FL_2022 chromosome 1, APGP_CSIRO_Lrig_0.1, whole genome shotgun sequence genome contains these proteins:
- the LOC124680017 gene encoding D-3-phosphoglycerate dehydrogenase 3, chloroplastic-like: MSASRALLSNPHAVASPTASRAARARLAAPSRTAAPLARLRIRSAILSSPAAAAPVATASEPRRRISRTGSDASLRPKPAVLVAEKLGEAGLAVLRQFADVECAYGMSPADLLARVAQFDALIVRSGTKVTREVLEAGRGRLRVVGRAGVGIDNVDLQAATEAGCLVVNAPTANTVAAAEHGIALLASMARNVAQADAALKAGKWQRTKYVGVSLVGKTLAIMGFGKVGSEVARRAKGLGMHVIAHDPYAPADKARAIGAELVSFEEAIAKADFISIHMPLTPTTSKVFNDESFKKMKTGVRIINVARGGVIDEDALVRALDSGKVAQAALDVFTVEPPPKDSKLVLHENVTVTPHLGASTVEAQEGVAIEIAEAVAGALRGELSATAVNAPMVPAEVLSELAPYVSLAEKLGRLAVQLVAGESGIKGVKVVYTSARGPDDFDTRLLRAMVTKGIVEPVSSTFVNLVNADYTAKQRGLRITEERVSHDSGAAEAPLESIQVRLSHVKSKFAGAISDGGDIVLVGRVKYGVPHLTVVGPYEVDVSMEGNLILCRQIDQPGMIGKVGNILGQKNVNVSFMSVGRTFRGKQAIMAIGVDEEPDKETLEKIGAIPAVEEFVFLEL; encoded by the exons ATGTCCGCCTCACGCGCGCTCCTCTCCAACCCGCACGCCGTCGCGAGCCCGACGGCgtcgagggcggcgcgggcccgccTCGCCGCGCCCTCAAGGACGGCGGCCCCGCTCGCGCGCCTCCGCATTCGATCCGCGATCCTGTCCTCGCCGGCTGCCGCGGCACCCGTGGCCACGGCCTCGGAGCCGAGGCGCCGGATCTCGCGCACGGGCTCGGACGCGTCGCTGCGGCCCAAGCCCGCGGTGCTGGTGGCGGAGAAGCTGGGCGAGGCCGGGCTGGCCGTGCTGCGCCAGTTCGCGGACGTGGAGTGCGCCTACGGCATGTCCCCCGCCGACCTCCTCGCAAGGGTGGCGCAGTTCGACGCGCTCATCGTGCGCAGCGGCACCAAGGTCACCAGGGAGGTGCTGGAGGCCGGGCGGGGCCGCCTGCGCGTCGTGGGCCGGGCCGGCGTCGGGATCGACAACGTCGACCTCCAGGCGGCCACCGAGGCCGGCTGCCTCGTCGTCAACGCGCCCACCGCcaacaccgtcgccgccgccgagcacggCATCGCGCTGCTCGCCTCCATGGCGCGCAACGTCGCGCAGGCCGACGCCGCGCTCAAGGCCG GTAAATGGCAAAGAACCAAGTATGTCGGAGTTTCCCTTGTTGGAAAGACTCTTGCCATCATGGGCTTTGGAAAGGTTGGCTCAGAGGTAGCAAGGCGAGCGAAAGGGCTTGGGATGCATGTGATTGCCCATGATCCCTATGCCCCGGCTGATAAGGCCCGTGCCATCGGAGCTGAGCTGGTATCTTTTGAGGAGGCCATAGCCAAAGCTGACTTCATCTCCATCCACATGCCGCTCACCCCAACGACATCCAAGGTCTTCAACGACGAGTCCTTCAAAAAGATGAAGACCGGTGTACGGATCATCAATGTGGCTAGGGGTGGAGTGATCGATGAAGATGCTCTGGTTAGAGCACTTGACTCTGGCAAAGTTGCTCAG GCGGCTCTTGATGTCTTCACAGTGGAGCCCCCGCCAAAGGACAGCAAGCTGGTTCTTCATGAAAATGTCACTGTTACGCCTCATCTAGGAGCAAGCACAGTGGAGGCCCAG GAAGGCGTCGCAATCGAAATAGCCGAAGCTGTCGCCGGTGCACTGAGAGGTGAACTCTCAGCGACTGCTGTGAATGCTCCCATGGTCCCAGCAGAG GTTCTTTCAGAGCTCGCTCCCTATGTTTCACTGGCAGAGAAGCTGGGGAGGCTGGCAGTGCAGCTCGTGGCCGGAGAAAGTGGCATCAAGGGTGTCAAAGTAGTGTACACCTCAGCGAGAGGCCCTGACGACTTCGACACTAGGCTCCTCCGCGCAATGGTGACCAAGGGCATTGTGGAGCCCGTGTCTAGCACATTCGTCAACCTCGTGAACGCTGACTACACAGCAAAGCAGCGCGGCCTGCGCATCACAGAGGAGCGGGTCTCCCACGACAGTGGCGCCGCCGAGGCACCGCTGGAGTCCATCCAGGTCCGTCTGTCGCACGTCAAGTCCAAGTTCGCCGGCGCAATCAGCGACGGCGGGGACATTGTCCTTGTAGGCAGGGTGAAGTATGGCGTACCCCACCTGACCGTTGTTGGTCCGTATGAGGTTGACGTTAGCATGGAGGGCAACCTGATCCTCTGCCGGCAGATCGACCAGCCTGGGATGATCGGCAAGGTCGGGAAcatcctcggccagaagaacgtgAACGTTAGCTTCATGAGCGTCGGCCGGACCTTCCGTGGCAAGCAGGCGATCATGGCCATCGGCGTCGATGAGGAGCCTGACAAGGAAACGCTCGAGAAGATTGGTGCGATCCCGGCGGTTGAGGAGTTTGTGTTCCTTGAGCTATGA